In candidate division WOR-3 bacterium, one genomic interval encodes:
- a CDS encoding 6-carboxytetrahydropterin synthase: MGFYYIIIRSYFSAAHRLTDFLGDEEIHGHNYLVEVFIKEEDIEKKGYQFDFREVEKYLKSILPEHKFLNEIFDFLPTCENVAKYLFYKIKEKYPIKKIRLWENEKYACEYEENSS; the protein is encoded by the coding sequence ATGGGTTTCTATTATATTATTATTCGTTCTTATTTTAGTGCGGCTCATCGATTGACTGATTTCTTGGGGGATGAAGAAATACATGGTCATAATTATTTAGTAGAAGTTTTTATTAAAGAGGAAGATATTGAAAAGAAAGGTTATCAATTTGATTTTCGTGAGGTGGAAAAGTATTTAAAAAGTATTCTGCCCGAACATAAGTTTCTAAATGAAATATTTGATTTCCTACCAACTTGTGAAAATGTTGCGAAATATTTGTTTTATAAGATAAAAGAGAAATATCCGATTAAAAAAATTAGACTATGGGAAAATGAAAAATATGCTTGCGAATATGAAGAAAACTCTTCTTGA
- a CDS encoding helix-turn-helix transcriptional regulator encodes MLRKFIGKLLREMRKERGYSLKEIAKYCRKSISDLSRLERGEIKNPSIFLILNYLKAINIHYGEFFSKIQGYEIENLLKIKEKAKASNGMKLVREKLRYSFGLRFSSKPFINYPKELEWKIKNYLLPFGYEPSIVRKYIKFSEKVFYGLLDGKDENYFLEINKKAEEGNLDKLHLAKIAKITYEAYKMALKRINQVKPITDKKRKRMAEGYLKYRRECIKLEYLIKKYLCEKGVPLPLHFII; translated from the coding sequence ATGTTAAGAAAATTTATAGGAAAGTTATTAAGAGAAATGAGGAAAGAAAGGGGATATAGTTTAAAAGAGATTGCCAAATATTGTAGGAAAAGTATAAGTGATTTATCAAGATTAGAAAGGGGCGAGATTAAAAATCCTTCCATATTTTTGATTTTAAATTATTTAAAGGCAATAAATATTCATTATGGAGAATTTTTCAGCAAAATCCAGGGATATGAAATAGAAAACTTATTAAAGATAAAAGAGAAAGCAAAGGCAAGCAATGGAATGAAATTAGTAAGAGAAAAACTTCGTTATAGTTTTGGATTAAGGTTTTCATCAAAGCCTTTTATTAATTATCCGAAGGAATTAGAATGGAAGATAAAAAATTATTTGCTTCCTTTTGGTTATGAACCTTCAATAGTTAGAAAATATATCAAGTTTAGTGAAAAGGTATTTTATGGTCTTTTAGATGGAAAAGATGAGAATTATTTTTTAGAGATAAACAAGAAGGCAGAAGAAGGAAATTTAGACAAACTTCATTTAGCAAAAATAGCAAAAATTACTTACGAGGCTTATAAAATGGCATTAAAAAGAATAAATCAAGTGAAACCAATAACTGATAAAAAGAGGAAAAGAATGGCTGAAGGCTATTTAAAATATCGGAGGGAATGTATAAAATTAGAATATTTAATAAAAAAATATTTATGTGAAAAAGGGGTGCCCTTACCTTTACATTTTATTATCTAA
- the pyrE gene encoding orotate phosphoribosyltransferase produces the protein MKPKEIEKLLLKYQVLKEGHFLLSSGYHSQYYFEKFRIIEHPNLLTKFCSLIKKEFKDKKIDVVCGPTTGGAIIAYELARQLKKRLVIAEKENGRRIIKRGFVIKKTDRVLIIDDVLTTGNSIRETINALKPFGCKIAGIAVLIDRSTEKIKDFKYIALYKKKVPIFEKEECPLCKKYLP, from the coding sequence ATGAAACCAAAGGAGATTGAGAAACTTTTGTTGAAATATCAAGTATTAAAAGAAGGACATTTCTTATTATCTTCTGGTTATCATTCCCAATATTATTTTGAAAAATTTCGAATTATTGAACACCCAAATTTATTAACAAAATTTTGTAGTTTGATTAAAAAAGAATTTAAAGATAAAAAGATTGATGTTGTTTGTGGACCGACAACAGGTGGCGCAATTATTGCCTATGAACTTGCTCGGCAACTAAAAAAAAGATTAGTTATTGCTGAAAAAGAAAATGGAAGAAGGATAATAAAAAGAGGGTTTGTTATTAAGAAAACCGACCGAGTTTTAATCATTGACGATGTATTAACAACGGGTAACTCAATAAGGGAAACAATCAATGCCTTAAAGCCTTTTGGTTGTAAAATTGCTGGTATCGCTGTTTTAATTGATAGAAGTACTGAGAAGATAAAAGATTTTAAATATATTGCTCTTTACAAAAAAAAGGTGCCAATTTTTGAGAAAGAAGAATGTCCCCTTTGTAAAAAATATCTCCCTTAG
- the pyrF gene encoding orotidine-5'-phosphate decarboxylase produces the protein MTKIIIALDVDSAQKARKIVNRLKGWPDMFKVGLYLFTRIGPNVLKMIKKYNEKVFLDLKFFDIPSIVEKACESCLKWQVDMFNLHILGGYEMLKRTVDFVFNYCERKKIKERPKIIGVTLLTSFKEYSLLETLNIKEENFQDMVIKLALIAKKANLDGVVASPRDIKRIKEECGKDFLVVSPGIRIPEIEIPKDDQQRTLTPGEAAEAGADYIVIGRPILKAEDPIELILKIKEEIKKVYETKGD, from the coding sequence ATGACCAAAATAATTATTGCTTTAGACGTTGATTCTGCCCAAAAAGCAAGAAAGATTGTTAACCGTTTAAAAGGCTGGCCCGATATGTTTAAAGTTGGTTTATATCTTTTTACGCGGATTGGTCCCAATGTGTTAAAGATGATAAAAAAATATAATGAAAAGGTGTTTTTAGACTTAAAATTCTTTGATATTCCCTCTATTGTTGAAAAGGCTTGTGAGAGTTGTCTAAAATGGCAAGTGGATATGTTTAATTTACATATTCTTGGTGGTTATGAAATGCTAAAAAGGACAGTCGATTTTGTGTTTAACTATTGTGAGAGGAAAAAAATAAAAGAAAGACCGAAAATTATTGGTGTGACTTTGCTAACAAGTTTTAAAGAATATAGTTTATTAGAAACCTTAAATATAAAAGAAGAAAATTTCCAAGATATGGTAATAAAATTAGCCTTAATCGCTAAAAAAGCTAATTTAGATGGTGTGGTTGCTTCGCCTCGCGATATAAAAAGAATAAAAGAAGAATGTGGCAAAGATTTTTTAGTTGTTTCACCAGGGATAAGAATACCAGAAATTGAGATACCAAAAGATGATCAACAAAGGACATTGACTCCTGGCGAAGCAGCGGAAGCCGGTGCTGATTATATTGTGATTGGCCGACCAATATTAAAAGCCGAAGATCCGATAGAATTAATATTAAAAATTAAAGAAGAGATAAAAAAAGTATATGAAACCAAAGGAGATTGA
- a CDS encoding dihydroorotate dehydrogenase → MNLAQRIKDITFPNPILLASGTYGFGQKFKEIINLTGGVITKTITFNPIVGNPPPRIYEFEGGIINSIGLENPGAIYFKNKILPTLKNLDTNLIVSVGGTSLEEIVNVIKIVEEEIISAYELNLSCPNIKEGGISLGQDPKLVENICQEVKKITKKSIIAKIPTFFCNPLVIAQSAERGGADFITITNTIPGLVIDIERQKPFLGGISGGISGSFLKYYALYLIAKIRNIVKIPIIGCGGVRSYQDVLEYLFCGAVLVEIGSLNLSNPFMVIKIIEDIKKWGKEKEIKSIKEIIRKIKIEL, encoded by the coding sequence ATGAATTTAGCCCAAAGAATTAAAGATATCACTTTCCCAAATCCAATATTATTAGCCAGCGGTACTTATGGTTTTGGTCAAAAATTTAAAGAGATAATAAATTTAACTGGTGGAGTTATCACCAAAACAATTACTTTTAACCCAATTGTTGGTAATCCGCCACCAAGAATTTATGAATTTGAAGGCGGTATTATTAACTCTATTGGTTTAGAAAATCCCGGAGCGATATATTTTAAAAATAAAATCTTACCCACCCTTAAAAATTTAGATACCAATCTTATTGTTAGTGTTGGTGGGACTTCTTTAGAGGAAATAGTTAATGTGATAAAAATTGTTGAGGAAGAGATAATTTCTGCTTACGAATTGAATCTTTCTTGTCCAAATATAAAAGAAGGAGGGATTAGTTTAGGACAGGACCCAAAATTAGTTGAAAATATTTGTCAGGAAGTAAAAAAGATAACCAAAAAGTCAATAATTGCTAAGATACCAACATTTTTTTGCAACCCCCTTGTGATTGCTCAATCAGCCGAAAGAGGAGGCGCTGATTTTATAACAATTACTAATACTATTCCCGGTTTGGTGATTGATATTGAAAGACAGAAACCCTTTTTGGGAGGAATAAGCGGCGGAATTTCTGGTTCTTTTTTAAAATATTATGCTCTTTATCTTATTGCAAAAATTAGAAACATTGTTAAAATACCAATAATTGGTTGCGGTGGAGTTAGAAGTTATCAAGATGTTTTGGAATATTTGTTTTGTGGAGCAGTACTAGTAGAGATTGGTAGTTTAAATTTATCAAATCCTTTTATGGTGATTAAAATTATTGAAGATATTAAAAAATGGGGAAAAGAAAAAGAGATTAAAAGTATTAAAGAGATAATAAGAAAAATAAAAATTGAATTATAA
- a CDS encoding dihydroorotate dehydrogenase electron transfer subunit, with amino-acid sequence MNGIFWEKVKIKKRIDFSDKIIGFWLTTEKIAKNSKIGQFVHIKIGDNYGFFLRRPFSIADREGDKIFFIFRVVGQGTFWLSKLKKDDELDILGPLGKPIEIPEEKDILILGGGLGIAPLYFLTKIFSNNKKELYVILGAKKKEELILKERFEKLNLKKLIFYTEDGSYGEKGKVSDGLTNILKEKEFKIVYSAGPIEMLRKIKFLLKEEIKIYGFLEERMGCGVGLCAACAIPKKDGTYLHLCEEGPCLMLNEILL; translated from the coding sequence ATGAATGGAATTTTTTGGGAGAAAGTGAAAATAAAAAAAAGAATAGATTTTTCTGATAAGATTATTGGTTTTTGGTTGACAACAGAGAAAATTGCTAAAAACAGTAAAATCGGTCAATTTGTTCATATAAAAATTGGAGATAATTACGGATTTTTTTTGCGGAGACCTTTTTCAATTGCTGATCGAGAAGGAGATAAAATTTTTTTTATTTTTCGAGTAGTTGGTCAAGGGACTTTTTGGTTAAGTAAATTAAAGAAAGATGATGAGTTAGATATTTTAGGACCTTTAGGAAAACCAATTGAAATACCGGAAGAAAAAGATATTTTAATTTTGGGGGGTGGTTTAGGGATTGCTCCTCTTTATTTTCTTACGAAAATTTTTTCTAATAATAAGAAAGAGTTATATGTTATTCTTGGTGCGAAGAAGAAAGAAGAATTAATTTTAAAAGAAAGATTTGAAAAATTAAATTTAAAAAAACTAATCTTTTATACAGAAGATGGGAGTTATGGAGAGAAAGGAAAGGTTTCCGATGGTCTTACTAATATATTAAAAGAAAAAGAGTTTAAAATTGTCTATTCTGCTGGTCCTATTGAAATGTTAAGAAAAATAAAATTCCTTTTGAAAGAGGAAATAAAAATTTATGGTTTCTTAGAGGAACGGATGGGCTGTGGTGTTGGATTATGTGCCGCATGTGCGATTCCTAAAAAAGATGGAACCTATCTCCATTTATGTGAAGAAGGTCCGTGTTTAATGTTGAATGAGATTTTATTATGA
- a CDS encoding tetratricopeptide repeat protein, with protein MRKLLIILILFLINCAYFNLFYNANKFFQEGLKTKNISEAQIKFNKAKEKSNLLLVKYPNSKWEGDALFIIAVSNYYLKEYKKALEQLDIFLSYFPNHKKREEALYYQALTYLELKEYPKAMEILRNLSDDKGKYSTFAKYQIAMVYYFQKNYQIFLDSMTSFINNFKKHPLRKEGLLKIAEAKKELGKLVEAKNFYNELFEIEKDEKERIKILTQMVDCLNSEDQETLKIYLKKLERYLDRYPDLNNLLYLTIGKIYLLLKDEKKAFLNLTKVKGNEAQMAYYLIGEYWEEKGIFDSALVYYDSSYQKNPQSELGLIINGKRNLLKKVLNSVAEDTLEPAFYHLKLAEIYLLSLNNNSLALKEYEKIYKNYPNSKYALKAKFASAYLYYTKIDKERGEKLFQEVIEEFPGSEYAKKAKEILKK; from the coding sequence ATGCGAAAACTGCTTATAATTTTGATTCTTTTTTTGATTAATTGTGCTTATTTTAATCTGTTTTATAATGCCAATAAATTTTTTCAAGAAGGTTTAAAAACAAAAAATATTAGTGAGGCACAAATAAAATTTAATAAAGCAAAAGAAAAAAGTAATTTGCTTTTAGTTAAATATCCTAATTCTAAATGGGAGGGCGATGCTCTTTTTATTATCGCGGTTAGCAATTATTATTTAAAAGAGTATAAAAAGGCTCTTGAACAACTTGATATATTTTTATCTTATTTTCCTAATCATAAAAAAAGAGAGGAGGCTCTTTATTACCAAGCCCTTACTTATTTGGAACTTAAAGAATACCCGAAGGCAATGGAGATTTTAAGAAATCTCAGTGATGATAAAGGAAAATATTCAACCTTCGCTAAATACCAAATAGCAATGGTTTATTATTTTCAAAAAAATTACCAAATATTTTTAGATTCCATGACCAGTTTTATAAATAATTTTAAAAAACATCCTTTAAGAAAAGAAGGTCTATTAAAAATTGCCGAGGCAAAAAAAGAATTGGGTAAATTAGTCGAAGCAAAAAATTTTTATAATGAGTTATTTGAAATTGAAAAAGATGAAAAGGAGAGAATTAAAATTCTTACACAGATGGTAGATTGTTTAAATAGCGAAGATCAGGAAACTCTTAAAATTTATCTAAAAAAATTGGAGAGATATTTAGACCGTTATCCAGATTTAAACAATTTGCTTTATTTAACCATTGGTAAGATTTATCTATTGCTTAAAGATGAGAAAAAGGCTTTTTTAAATCTTACTAAAGTTAAGGGTAATGAAGCCCAAATGGCTTATTATCTCATTGGAGAATATTGGGAAGAAAAAGGGATATTTGATAGTGCTTTAGTCTATTATGACTCTTCTTATCAAAAAAATCCTCAATCGGAACTGGGCTTAATAATAAATGGGAAAAGAAACTTACTTAAAAAGGTATTAAATTCAGTAGCCGAAGATACTTTGGAGCCAGCTTTTTATCATCTTAAATTAGCGGAAATTTATCTTCTTTCTTTAAATAATAACTCTTTAGCCTTAAAAGAATATGAGAAAATTTATAAAAATTATCCAAATAGTAAATATGCTTTAAAAGCAAAATTCGCTTCGGCTTATCTTTATTATACGAAAATTGATAAAGAAAGAGGCGAAAAGCTTTTTCAAGAAGTTATTGAGGAATTTCCGGGAAGTGAGTACGCGAAAAAGGCAAAGGAGATTTTAAAAAAATGA
- the ndk gene encoding nucleoside-diphosphate kinase, with protein MREKTLLIIKPDGVKRKLIGQIILRIEKESFDILDIKFLKLTVEQAKEFYKIHQGKDFYLSLCEFMASGPIVVLLLEGENARERLRKVVGATDPKKAVEGTIRREFGSSVQENVVHAANPEEDVEREIKFFFPEIAI; from the coding sequence ATGAGGGAAAAGACTTTATTGATTATTAAGCCCGATGGAGTAAAAAGAAAATTAATTGGTCAGATTATCTTGCGGATAGAAAAGGAAAGTTTTGATATTCTGGATATCAAGTTTTTGAAGTTAACAGTTGAACAGGCTAAGGAGTTTTATAAAATTCATCAAGGAAAAGATTTCTATCTCTCCCTTTGTGAATTTATGGCAAGTGGTCCCATTGTTGTTCTCCTTTTGGAAGGTGAAAATGCTCGTGAGAGGCTTCGGAAAGTAGTAGGTGCTACTGATCCCAAAAAGGCGGTCGAAGGCACTATTCGGCGGGAGTTCGGCAGTTCAGTTCAAGAAAATGTGGTTCACGCTGCAAATCCAGAAGAGGATGTAGAAAGAGAGATAAAATTTTTCTTTCCAGAAATAGCAATTTAA
- the plsX gene encoding phosphate acyltransferase PlsX, which translates to MIKIAVDGLGSDLAPKPEILGVEKALEENLDLGIILIGKKELFPLASLKEKFGERIEFLECETISFSLESPVELWRKKVNNSIVNTISLLKENKVSAAVSAGDTGSLLVVALKILGTLPGILRPAIGIILPTKVGFSLLIDAGANPTVKPINLQQFAILGSLTYELLFKKANPSVGLLNIGKEENKGSELYQQGYNLLKNSPLNFIGNIEGCEIFKGIADVIVCDGFVGNILLKFGEGIVETLNQALKDYFSSETKYRMRRWFSKPVLEEFIEKLNYEEQGGGILLGINGTVVVAHGRSNEKAIKNAIQTAVFFAQTNLVQFLRENLPFYLNTKNEN; encoded by the coding sequence ATGATAAAAATTGCTGTCGATGGTTTAGGAAGTGATTTAGCACCTAAACCGGAAATCTTAGGAGTAGAAAAGGCTTTGGAAGAAAATTTGGATTTAGGTATTATTCTTATTGGTAAAAAAGAGTTATTTCCACTTGCTTCCTTGAAGGAGAAGTTTGGTGAACGGATTGAATTTTTGGAGTGTGAGACAATTTCCTTTTCTTTGGAATCACCGGTAGAATTATGGAGAAAAAAGGTTAATAATTCAATTGTCAATACCATCTCTCTTCTAAAAGAAAACAAGGTTTCTGCGGCAGTAAGTGCTGGAGATACCGGGAGTCTATTGGTAGTTGCTTTAAAAATTTTAGGAACTTTGCCTGGAATTTTGCGACCGGCGATTGGCATTATTTTGCCTACTAAAGTGGGATTTTCTCTTTTAATTGATGCGGGTGCTAATCCAACAGTAAAACCAATTAATCTTCAACAGTTTGCGATTTTAGGTTCTTTAACCTATGAGTTATTATTTAAAAAAGCGAATCCTAGTGTTGGGTTGCTAAATATTGGGAAAGAAGAAAATAAAGGAAGTGAATTATATCAACAAGGTTATAATTTATTAAAAAATTCGCCTTTAAACTTTATTGGTAATATTGAAGGTTGTGAAATATTTAAAGGAATCGCCGATGTGATTGTGTGTGATGGTTTTGTGGGTAATATCCTTTTAAAATTTGGTGAAGGAATTGTGGAAACTCTTAATCAAGCATTGAAAGATTATTTCTCTTCAGAAACAAAATATCGGATGAGAAGATGGTTTTCTAAACCGGTTTTAGAAGAATTTATTGAAAAACTTAACTATGAAGAACAGGGAGGCGGAATTTTATTAGGGATTAATGGTACAGTAGTGGTGGCTCACGGAAGGAGTAATGAAAAGGCAATTAAAAATGCTATTCAAACTGCTGTTTTTTTTGCTCAAACTAATTTAGTACAATTTTTAAGAGAAAATTTACCCTTTTATCTCAATACCAAAAATGAAAATTGA
- the rpmF gene encoding 50S ribosomal protein L32, protein MPVPKRRHSKSRGRKRRTHWKLKTPQWVECPHCHQFKLPHTVCPHCGYYKGKEVIVVSKKEE, encoded by the coding sequence ATGCCAGTTCCAAAAAGAAGACATTCTAAATCAAGAGGCAGAAAAAGAAGAACCCATTGGAAATTAAAAACTCCTCAATGGGTAGAATGTCCTCATTGTCACCAATTTAAATTGCCCCATACAGTATGTCCCCATTGTGGGTATTATAAAGGAAAAGAGGTAATAGTGGTAAGTAAAAAAGAAGAATGA
- a CDS encoding AAA family ATPase, whose amino-acid sequence MRIKELSIFGFKSFPEKVRILFPKGITAILGPNGCGKTNIFDAFRWVLGEQSLTLLRCSKTEELIFSGTKEIPPLNYCEVKLIIENEGEWQEYGNEIEIKRCYYRSGESEYFINRQPCRLKDIEALFGKVGSYVYSIFDIAQMRRIIQGEVKELFFEVANLKEYFENRKEIDKKLINLNQELENLEIIIKEKQRIVRNLQRQVRIFNEYLQLKEKEKEYQQKLLIKEIKNQEEKREKLKKEISEYLEKISQKEKEIEILSEEINKNQRQITELKDQQENIHHIYQNLLNELNSLEKEKIIYEERINFLSKELTERENQKENLLSWQKNLTEEIKLLKEDLIKINFEKEALETKIKEFQKEIQEKEAKITEIEKEIKILWETLKENFEKNKKEETFLFQINQEINKIDEELRERKKEIKELETELKEIEEKIVKKEELIAELKEKYLFFIEKEKREKRELIKEQLGENFLGTLAEFLEIEPGYEILVDKLLKGYLNFYLIKNLSFLLENNSLDFINHINSGFISLSSEKNCKNLTSLGKKSPIPLKNFVKFKENCPSFIKEKIIECYLVDNLTEACYFYLKNPNFTYITKKEEILTKEGVIDLQKIKNWEVPPTELLKIYWEIYHLNNLSEIYNQKKKAILQLEEEIKEKINKLNSFSNQREEIKEKINKIKEEEIYLREQLKNKEENLNFLKQEFKSKNEALQMLINELFKLKENCYQKEQKVYEKEIEEEKVKKELEILIEKVKRIKEEFLEGEKKKKELLNRISQLQKEILTVEKQLPEKTINLLLSEIQEKNKKINEYQKEISLIKDNLTNCQIVLAGIEKELEINMNNLKEFNSSFSWEEIATSSIDYEKELENIRKKILEIGNVNPLATEDYNYEKNELLKLLEQKKDILKGITNLKKTAEELERKAKEIFYNVFQKVREGFKKTFIEIFTEGEADIILSQPENPFDSSVIITAKPKGKNPKRLEHLSDGEKALLALSLLFSFYRIKRTPFLFLDEVDAPLDDINVRRFVKFLKELSKETQIIIITHNRLTLENADVLLGVTNPQPGVSKVYTIKVD is encoded by the coding sequence ATGCGGATTAAAGAGTTAAGTATTTTCGGATTTAAATCTTTTCCTGAAAAAGTTCGTATTTTATTCCCCAAAGGGATTACTGCGATCCTAGGACCAAATGGTTGTGGAAAAACCAACATTTTTGATGCTTTTCGTTGGGTATTAGGTGAACAATCTCTCACCTTATTACGGTGTAGTAAAACCGAAGAGTTAATTTTTAGTGGCACCAAGGAAATTCCGCCGTTAAATTATTGTGAAGTAAAATTAATCATCGAAAACGAAGGAGAATGGCAAGAATATGGTAACGAGATCGAAATAAAAAGATGTTATTACCGTTCAGGTGAAAGTGAATATTTTATTAATCGGCAACCCTGTCGTTTAAAAGATATCGAAGCTCTCTTTGGTAAGGTTGGCTCTTATGTTTATTCTATATTTGATATTGCCCAAATGCGCAGGATTATCCAAGGAGAAGTGAAAGAATTATTCTTTGAAGTAGCAAATTTAAAAGAATATTTCGAAAATAGAAAAGAAATAGATAAAAAATTAATAAATTTGAATCAGGAATTAGAAAATTTAGAAATAATCATTAAAGAGAAACAACGAATTGTCCGGAACCTCCAAAGGCAAGTAAGAATATTTAACGAATATTTACAATTAAAAGAAAAAGAAAAGGAGTATCAACAAAAATTGCTTATTAAGGAAATCAAAAATCAAGAAGAAAAAAGAGAAAAATTAAAAAAAGAAATTTCGGAATACTTAGAAAAAATTTCTCAAAAAGAAAAAGAGATAGAAATTTTGAGTGAAGAAATTAATAAAAACCAACGCCAAATTACCGAACTTAAAGATCAACAAGAAAATATTCATCATATTTATCAAAATTTATTAAATGAATTAAACTCTTTAGAAAAAGAAAAAATTATTTACGAAGAACGAATTAATTTTTTATCAAAAGAGTTAACCGAAAGGGAAAACCAAAAGGAAAATTTATTATCTTGGCAAAAAAATTTAACCGAAGAGATTAAATTGCTAAAAGAAGATTTAATAAAAATTAATTTTGAAAAAGAAGCCTTAGAAACCAAAATTAAAGAGTTTCAAAAAGAAATCCAAGAAAAAGAAGCAAAAATAACTGAGATAGAAAAAGAAATAAAGATTCTTTGGGAGACTTTAAAAGAAAATTTTGAAAAAAATAAAAAAGAAGAAACTTTCTTATTTCAAATAAATCAAGAAATAAACAAAATTGATGAAGAATTAAGGGAAAGAAAAAAAGAAATCAAAGAATTAGAAACGGAACTAAAAGAGATAGAAGAAAAGATAGTTAAAAAAGAAGAGCTCATTGCTGAATTAAAAGAAAAATATCTTTTTTTTATAGAAAAAGAAAAAAGAGAAAAAAGAGAATTAATAAAAGAGCAATTGGGAGAAAATTTTTTGGGAACTTTAGCAGAATTTTTAGAAATTGAACCCGGTTACGAGATTTTAGTTGATAAATTATTAAAAGGCTATTTAAATTTTTATTTAATAAAAAATCTTTCCTTTTTATTAGAAAACAATTCTCTTGATTTTATCAATCATATTAACAGTGGATTTATCTCATTATCTTCTGAGAAAAATTGCAAAAATTTAACCTCTCTCGGGAAAAAATCACCTATACCTTTAAAAAATTTTGTAAAATTCAAGGAAAATTGTCCTTCTTTCATCAAAGAGAAAATTATCGAATGTTATTTGGTAGACAATTTAACGGAAGCTTGTTATTTTTATTTAAAAAACCCTAATTTTACTTATATTACTAAAAAAGAAGAAATTTTAACAAAAGAAGGTGTTATCGACTTACAGAAAATTAAAAATTGGGAAGTTCCTCCTACAGAATTATTAAAAATTTATTGGGAAATTTATCATTTAAATAACTTATCAGAAATTTATAATCAAAAGAAGAAAGCAATTTTACAATTAGAAGAAGAAATAAAAGAAAAAATTAATAAATTAAATTCTTTTTCCAACCAAAGAGAAGAAATAAAAGAAAAAATTAATAAAATAAAAGAAGAGGAAATTTACTTAAGAGAACAACTTAAAAACAAAGAAGAAAATTTAAATTTTTTAAAGCAAGAATTCAAATCAAAAAATGAAGCACTTCAGATGCTTATTAATGAACTTTTTAAATTAAAAGAAAATTGTTACCAAAAAGAGCAAAAAGTATATGAAAAAGAAATTGAAGAAGAAAAAGTTAAAAAAGAATTAGAGATATTAATAGAAAAAGTAAAAAGAATCAAGGAAGAGTTTTTAGAAGGAGAAAAGAAAAAAAAGGAATTATTAAATAGAATTTCTCAATTACAAAAAGAGATCCTCACTGTTGAAAAACAACTACCTGAAAAAACAATCAATCTTCTTCTAAGTGAAATTCAAGAAAAAAATAAAAAAATCAACGAGTATCAAAAAGAAATCTCTTTGATAAAAGATAATCTTACTAACTGCCAAATTGTTTTAGCAGGTATTGAGAAAGAATTAGAAATAAATATGAATAACCTTAAAGAATTTAATAGTAGTTTTTCATGGGAAGAGATCGCCACTTCTTCTATCGATTATGAGAAGGAATTAGAAAATATCCGCAAGAAAATTTTAGAAATTGGTAATGTTAACCCATTGGCAACGGAAGATTATAATTACGAAAAGAATGAATTATTAAAGCTTTTAGAACAAAAAAAAGACATATTAAAGGGAATAACTAACTTAAAAAAAACTGCGGAAGAACTCGAAAGAAAAGCAAAAGAAATTTTTTATAATGTCTTCCAAAAAGTAAGAGAAGGATTTAAAAAAACTTTTATTGAAATCTTTACCGAAGGAGAAGCTGACATCATCCTTTCCCAACCCGAAAATCCTTTCGACTCTTCCGTTATAATCACTGCTAAACCAAAAGGAAAAAATCCTAAAAGATTGGAACACCTTTCGGACGGTGAGAAGGCTTTGTTAGCCCTTTCTTTACTTTTTTCTTTTTACCGAATTAAAAGAACGCCCTTTTTATTTTTAGATGAAGTAGACGCTCCTTTAGACGACATAAATGTTCGAAGGTTTGTTAAATTTTTAAAAGAGTTGTCTAAAGAAACACAAATAATAATTATCACTCATAATCGATTAACTTTAGAAAATGCCGATGTTCTTTTAGGGGTAACTAATCCTCAACCAGGTGTTTCAAAAGTATATACAATAAAAGTTGATTAA